Below is a window of Lytechinus variegatus isolate NC3 chromosome 4, Lvar_3.0, whole genome shotgun sequence DNA.
tcgactttttcgagtatttctacattttttacaagatatggctccgcctctgagagagaagagacctaggtttttgatccatacaaaacactccacaaaatggaactacttgatacaactcatattttagcgataaagataataaccaatccacacaatgatgacatcattataaggggtatgaaatttcctacaactttactgaacaatattttgtggataaactaatcgttagagagttacaagcaattgtaatcatgactattggaaggagtgaatacgactcgcgatcccaaaatcaatgtggcacaggggggttttgtggctggcacaggggattagcatcggattagcactgtggcattggtttagtagtgtgcgtggcatgttaagagttaatgTAATCCTGTTGACAGTCTTACTCTATTTTGTTAACTTAATTGACAACTGCATTTTCCCCTCTTAGTTTGACCCCTTTTAAGGGAGTTGGGTAGTGTCCTGATAGTTGGATGGTAAATAATCACCTCCTGTCACATTTCACAAATTGTTTAATACTTAATATGTATTTTGGTCTTTTTAGAAGCAATTTCACCAGTTTAAAGGTATATGGCACTCGAATGAAAGTTattttaaatggcattattaACATAAaccaatttctttttttgtatagATCCTGGCATAGTCCCATACATTGTCATCGGTGTCACAAGTTTAAGCTCTACTGCATTATCTGAAATATCTTCAGTCTCCTTGGTAGAGTATGGAAAGCTAAGTGGTGCTGATCCTGTTCCTAGTGACATACACACTGTGGATAATGAAAACTCTACCATATCAGGTGATTGTTATgctctattctttttttaattaacttattttttatttattttatttaattttatttcattttttttttttttattctttatttttattattattattatttctttttttttttggggggggggggggagctgtcTCCTTACACTCAGGATCACCTACCATGACGTTAATTACAACCTTTATATATCTAACCTTCAATTGATCAATATATGTATAAACCTTATTTTAGCAAGGTATAGTTGATGTCAGCTGTCTTtcctcaagattttttttttcaagcagggcccgttgcataatagttattattatagtgtctttgccatccaatggtaactaccatggtaacgatgatcatcagccaatcaaaatcatggattgGGTGTGTGGGAGGCCTTACTATTCCAATAACTTTTTCTTTATATCATTCACATTTATGTGTGTAGATGTTGCTGTGGACTACTGGAAAAACTTCATTTTCATCAGCGACTCTGACGGGCAAATCCACCGTCGTACCATTGACCCTGGTAACTTGACCCTTGCAACATCGGAAGTCCTTTACACCAATCAGAATGCAACTCCCACCAAGcttgatgttgattggttgaacGACCAGCTCTACTTTGTTCAGGGAACTGAGGTAGGCtggatatttttaaaaatgttcatCAGTCACTTAGAACTCAATAAACACATGCATAATGTTTATGTGGAgggttgtggcccagtggattagtctctggactctGAAAAAGAGGgtcttgggttcgaatcccaaccatggcgtaatttccttcagcaagaaattgatccacaatgtgctgcactcaacccaggtgaggtaaatgggtacctggcaggaacttattccttgaaacgcagtgcgcataacagctgcactgctaaagccagggtaattatgctgcatatactgtagagcgcttagagacttctgacaaagtaagtattaagcgctatataagcaagtataattattattatgtcataaTCTTGTCATTAAGGCCTGTATGctgggtgacacgacatttgctcctgcgacaattgctccggtcttaatatctcagaaggcataggattagagttaggattgtaatatagtttttggttcagaataatgtaaatattatgattagggtttatttagtgtAGGAGGTTGTGTTTTATGATTCGCTCAATGTGCAGATTCtccatcagagcaattgtcgccggagcaaatgtcgtggaaCTGAATGCTGTACATGGGTTCAATTCAGACTCGGATCTAAAGTTgaggtttaactatggatagccaattgagACACAGATCTCAAACTGTAGATGTACAGTTTGTCTTCACATTTGGTGTACAGCTGATGAATAATTGTCTCAGAATGATAGCTAAAATAGTGTTTATTCTCTCTTGGGAAAGAGCgcaatcaataaaacaaacttaGATGTATCCATAAAAGAGTTAAACCATTGTCTAAGTGAAATTGACATCAGAATACGGGTCTACATGTTTATATTGCTCATATTCCTTCCCCGCAGCAATGCCTCTTCAGTTTTAACAATTACAATTAACtccttatttcatgaaatacaagAATCATCtgttagcattttttttcagtccaAGTTTGTATAATATATTATTTACCATTGACCCCTTATTTTAAAAGAGTAAAGTTAAATGAACCCTCTATGATGTTCTTCATGTCTATTGTGTCATGATATATCAAGTCTTCTCAAATGCCTTGTTCAATGAAAAATAGGGGATAAGACAATGTCAGGTGTTAAATTCATTTGACAATGGTGATAGTAATACTAGGATAAATTTACACAATATGTTGTTGTTTTCCTGTCCTTAGATTTTACGCTGTAATCTGAATGTCTCTGATTGTTCCACTGCTGTGGCTAATATTGGGTCTGTACCTACGGAGATGAAAGTTGATCCATTCAGTGGGTAAGCTTGatatttcagattttccttGACCGAGGGTCTTTCACATTGTCAAGTCTGCATATGTAATAAGCCATGATTAAGTGCCAACGTGcagttttgttttattgatttatacACAGAAGAGCTCCTCCTTTGAGAGTGATTTGTTCTTTCCATTGACGTTTAGTGTCCCGCACGAACTGTGGattaaatgtgattttcattcaGACTTCAATGTTTGTGAACCCTCCCCATGATTGGTCCTGGGTGTCATTTCATAATGTAATAATTGTGACTTTGTTTATAAAGCATGTTTTTGCTAAGAAAATACAGGCAAATAATTATAAATGACACATATTCAAGACAGAAACTGTTTGGCACTCCACTCTTCTTGGATTTGACCACAATGGATCTCCAGTCTGTGTGGTTGGTGGAAACCTCAACTCTAGTTTTCTGTCTTTCTACAATGTTTTCACGATTTTATCAATGATAAATATTTGCCTGATATTTTATGCATGTTTGAATGAATTAGTGAATGAAGGATAGTGTTGCAGTTTGTTCAAATACGATTCTTGTCCTTTTCTTGCTCAGGTATCTATTCTGGAGTGAGCAAAATGTCGGAATCCGCCGAGCACCCCTGACATCCTACACCATCAATTCCGGCGATGCGGACCTCATCATCAGTCTCCTTGACTCCTCAGCCTTCACCGTCCTCTCTGAATCCTTCCAGATACTCTATACTAACTCCACCGGCAATTCAATGCACAGCTCCTCGCTAGACGGCACCAACCAGCAAGTGATGCATGTCGCGGACGCCGGATCGGACCATCAGTTTATCAACGTTACCAGTATGGTTTACTTCAACAGATCTCTAACATGGACCTTTGCGAAAGAGAGCGGCAGTGTTGCATCTTGTTCTCTTGCAGATCCGAAATACAATTATCGGGATGATGAACGCCTTTTTTTCGAGGAGAACACAGGGACGTTCACGCAAGCTGATTTGTTCCTGTGCGTTGATGGCTACCATGGTTTAGATATCTTCTATCCAACGTACCAACCGATACCTATCCCAGCATTCCCTCCCACGGATCTACAAGTCCTCTTTACGGAAGGCACGGCGGATATCACATGGACAAGACCTTTGAGTATTCCTGGCAAAGGCAGGTTTTTTCATTCATCTTCAGATTTTATGTTTTTAGAAATATTCTTTGAGAAATCATTGTATTCCAAGATCTGTTTCATTTTGTCTGTCTTACGAAGCAGCCATTTTGATTAGTGATTCTGATGGCCAAATCCAGCACCATGCTTATGATCCTGAAGTCTTGAACCTTGTATTTTCAGAAGTTTAGAACTCCATCTAGATCATTCAAGTTTGACAAgtgatatattatttcaaagtctAGAAATTGCTTATTCAAATTGTATAAAAATCTTAAAATTAGCATTGGGCATTTTATTATGTGagtttgtattgtattattgaaaaaaaaccacTATATGTTAATCCTGCATTTATCCATCCTGCAGGGGAGGCAGCATGGGAGGAGTGGCTTTATGAAATCATATTAACcaatcttcaaattggcaacacaatGACTCTCACTGGTCTACAAGAAGATTCAGCTCTGATTGAGAACCTCAACGCAAGCACTGAATACTCAGTCCAAGTCCGGGCCTATTCTATAGCTGGTCCTGGCCCTTTATCGGAGACATTTTCTGGATCTACGCTCATTGAAGGTAGGTGTAGACAGCTTATACCTAcacaaattacaaatttattttcttcataataTTGTTCCTATGGACCTAGATTTTGCCATGATGATATACGATATGTTTCGTTGTTATTCTATGTATGGAGTTACCACTATAAATTGCAGATAGAAACTGCTAACGTTTCAAACTAATTTTCAATACTAGTACATGAATGAGATTTTTCAAACAGTGCTAAATGCTCCAGTGTCTAGTCAAtcagataataatgataatgacggtTATTTATATGCACTATGCACAAAGAGTATCAGAGCGCTTACAattttcagaaataaaatataaatgttaagTAACAAAAAAGTGTAGAATTATAAACATTACATTGCATCAACTATTGGTGTTCTCAACTGCGCCAGATGAGGCGTGGTGGCCTCTTGCTTGCTGCTTCGTTCACCAACAGATGACCCTggcaagacattttttttttcatgctgtGGTAGTGAACATTGACCTTTGTTGTTCAGGATGTCAAAAATGGCTTGTGccaaaatgagagaaataagCAATATAAAATTAGCTGTGTGTATATGTATTTATAGTACACCCAACCAAACAATTGCATTGTATGTTTAATTCATGTGTCAATTCTGGAcagtaatttcaatttttaagtcAACAGCCATGTCTCTGTGGCACTTGCAGTCTATTACATCAAGTCTTTACAAACTTTAACCCATTCAGTATTAGGCCCTTGATAATTTGTGCTAGGTTCTaatggaagagccgtggtgtagtggttctgactctcaccttataaacagagggtcatgtgttcgaatcccaccgccgcctagcatcctttggcaaggcgttaatccacactttgccactctcgacccaggtgctaaatgggtaaccggtaggatgcgaaagatattgtatgtttgattttgccagtgCCGTAATGTGgctgcaaggaatgctccccagggagtggaaattgtgcactttacATGCTTGATTGAAaagaatccaatgaccggggtaataatatgctgtaatgcgctttgggccattctgggaaaagtgcttttttaaaattggctattattattaaagtctGTGATATTAATGAATTTGATCTGAACAGTTGATGTGGAGCCATACTTGTTACTTGCTAATGCTTCTGATGTCTGGCGGAGTCGTCTCGATGGCAATGGAGAATCGTGGCTCTTATCACCCACGGCAAACATTAAAGGTATGGTGGTTCTGATGATTCTTAGAGTAACTGTGActtcttttttaaattgcattccTATTAGGGTCATTGGATTACTGTTTTCGTGCCATTTTAACATTATTTCAATGTTATGACACAAGGGAATCCACCAAGATTCAAGGCATTTAGTGttggtttgtttttattttgatcagaaaaaaattctgaactTCAATATTCTTTCAATTGTTCTTCCCACTTGATAACCAGAGAGGAATTTAATTTGTACCATTGTTTTGGGCTTACCATAAGGCATGGTCATTTTCACACCAGCTTTCCGAACCGCTTTGTTTTACCTGTATACTGAAAAACAGAGGAAAAAGGCTGATTTCTGCTTTCAATGTTGCGGCCAAAATGGCTAGTAAAATTCTATTGAACCCATTCCCTTTGGTTTTTCACCAGATATTGACTGGTACCAAGGCTATTACATTTGGAGTTCTGTGATGGGTGACCTATACAGGTCAGCAGAGGGCGCTGTAACAGATGATcaactgacctttgacccatCAGGGGTCAGTAGTTCAGTTGATGCAATAGCCGTAGACTGGCTTAGTGAATTCCTCTATTGGTCTGATCCAGACTTGAATCAGGTAAAGAATAAATGGCAAGTTTTAATATGATGGTGACAAGAATTTCTTtggaaaatgtatttaaaagggaagttcaccctgacaaaaagtttattgtaaaaatagcagaaaaaataataaaaaatattgccgaaggtttgagaaaaattcatcaaataattaaaaagttattagaatttcaattatttgatttgtgacgtcatatgcgagcagcattcctacatagcgaatggtaaaaaacaataaaatgccattttctcagaaaattgaaaatagttttcactgtaccttttgtatatcaatagacaaatcatttcacatccgatcatgaaaagaaaacaaaattaagtcatcaggaaccatacaaaatttgaaattcatacattttatattacataacacatgaggcagctgctcgtttatgacgtcacaaatccaaaactttgaactctaataactttcttacactttaacagattttcctcaaaccttcaccaatattttttactattttttctgctatttttacaacaaagttttcttcagggtgaacttcccctttaaagagaaataccagtagttgcagtaaacactgatttcatgagagagtctgtaaaaccaggcttaattgtcagtatatcatcgagtatctagatctggtacagttacataaactgaactttgtgaaatcttgaaatctatgctgaaaaatgtttacactgaagatcaccaacacagataggcacacgtgggacagtgtattattattgctggaataaagacccgacggaagtgaccgaatccgcgcttattttgcttatttctcagcaattacacaatttcttccagaatcctttggcacatattttttattcatacaaacagacacttgggtggtcattgtagtagattctgtaaaaagtcattttgagatcgttaccaatactggaatttatctttaatatgatggtgacaataatttctttagaaaatCTATTAAAAGAGAAATAGCCTCAATAGTGCTATCTCAAGTCCTCAACTTCTCACAACAGgagtctgtttcataaagagttacaactgttgtaactttgccattgtggcaacttccatggtaaccttgattcttattggctgctgagccctgttaccatggtagtagccattatggcaaagttacatcAGTGGTAActcttttatgaaacggggcccctGGTTAGCATAATACACCATTCTAAGCTgtgtagtcttgtaatatagacccacttgaatgataacacgCCAATTCACCACACATTACATTCATATCACCCTAATTAAGTTACCAAGTACATGTAGCAAAAGGAGTACTTTCCTCTCAAAAACATTAGTTTttctgtatgaataatattaTAGGCTAATCCTTTCTCTGTAATATTGAtggttatctcaaaatgtatatttttaagacTAGTTAaatataacacacag
It encodes the following:
- the LOC121412822 gene encoding proto-oncogene tyrosine-protein kinase ROS-like; the encoded protein is MAKLWKTHQFHICFFTFGMILFAITNGNLVLECNERCSSLSTSILSDTGQCDTECRNSSCSTGCSSWDNSTLAQCYAVCNQTYSSEPFRVQYCQSGCLFAENEYAEEVIGVIGQPSSPLPSNIGTTSLTLSWTAASHQDVTYLVEWRYTEGGGRAWNYYGSGEPISETTLDITDLIPYAEYQFRIIWVITPRHTLTSPTSSSVRTLPSGVPSTAPTITSIVSSSPTTISLTWDPPPFPNGPIIGYVIGVQSFLNEAAFVKNEDGSATETTVIDPSLRASTLYAVSVRARNMEGAGMSDTVNVTTGAEPENPGIVPYIVIGVTSLSSTALSEISSVSLVEYGKLSGADPVPSDIHTVDNENSTISDVAVDYWKNFIFISDSDGQIHRRTIDPGNLTLATSEVLYTNQNATPTKLDVDWLNDQLYFVQGTEILRCNLNVSDCSTAVANIGSVPTEMKVDPFSGYLFWSEQNVGIRRAPLTSYTINSGDADLIISLLDSSAFTVLSESFQILYTNSTGNSMHSSSLDGTNQQVMHVADAGSDHQFINVTSMVYFNRSLTWTFAKESGSVASCSLADPKYNYRDDERLFFEENTGTFTQADLFLCVDGYHGLDIFYPTYQPIPIPAFPPTDLQVLFTEGTADITWTRPLSIPGKGEAAWEEWLYEIILTNLQIGNTMTLTGLQEDSALIENLNASTEYSVQVRAYSIAGPGPLSETFSGSTLIEVDVEPYLLLANASDVWRSRLDGNGESWLLSPTANIKGMVVLMILRILTGTKAITFGVL